A portion of the Streptomyces sp. YPW6 genome contains these proteins:
- a CDS encoding RtcB family protein, which translates to MSYVEVPGAKVPIRMWADPASVEDGAMQQLRNVSTLPWIKGLAVMPDVHFGKGATVGSVIAMQGAVCPAAVGVDIGCGMSAVRTSLTANDLPGDLSRLRSRIEQAIPVGRGMHGDAVDPGRLHGFPTAGWDDFWGRFGGIAEAVRFRQERATKQMGTLGSGNHMIEFCLDSEGAVWLMLHSGSRNIGKELAEHHIGIAQKLAHNQGLVDRDLAVFVSDTPQMAAYRNDLYWAQEYAKYNRAIMMALFKDVVRREFKKAKPVFGQEISCHHNYVAEERYDGADLLVTRKGAIRAGSGEYGIIPGSMGTSSYIVKGLGNAKAFNSASHGAGRRMSRNAAKRRFTVRDLEEQTRGVECRKDSGVLDEIPAAYKPIDQVMEQQRDLVEVVAKLKQVVCVKG; encoded by the coding sequence ATGTCGTACGTAGAGGTGCCGGGTGCGAAGGTTCCCATCCGGATGTGGGCGGACCCCGCGTCGGTCGAGGACGGGGCGATGCAGCAGCTGCGCAACGTCTCCACGCTGCCGTGGATCAAGGGTCTGGCGGTCATGCCCGACGTCCACTTCGGCAAGGGGGCGACGGTCGGTTCGGTGATCGCGATGCAGGGCGCGGTGTGCCCGGCGGCGGTGGGGGTGGACATCGGCTGCGGGATGTCCGCGGTGAGGACCTCCCTCACCGCGAACGATCTTCCCGGCGACCTGTCACGGCTGCGCTCCAGGATCGAGCAGGCGATTCCGGTCGGCCGGGGGATGCACGGCGACGCGGTGGACCCGGGGAGGCTGCACGGGTTCCCGACGGCGGGCTGGGACGACTTCTGGGGGCGGTTCGGGGGGATCGCCGAGGCGGTCAGGTTCCGTCAGGAGCGTGCCACGAAGCAGATGGGGACGCTGGGTTCGGGCAACCACATGATCGAGTTCTGCCTCGACAGCGAGGGGGCGGTGTGGCTGATGCTGCACTCGGGCTCCCGCAACATCGGCAAGGAGCTCGCCGAGCACCACATCGGCATCGCCCAGAAGCTTGCGCACAACCAGGGCCTCGTCGACCGGGACCTGGCGGTCTTCGTCTCGGACACCCCGCAGATGGCCGCCTACCGCAACGACCTCTACTGGGCGCAGGAGTACGCCAAGTACAACCGCGCGATCATGATGGCGCTCTTCAAGGACGTGGTCCGCAGGGAGTTCAAGAAGGCGAAGCCGGTCTTCGGCCAGGAGATCTCCTGCCACCACAACTACGTGGCGGAGGAGCGGTACGACGGGGCGGACCTGCTCGTCACCCGCAAGGGAGCGATCCGCGCCGGTTCCGGGGAGTACGGGATCATCCCCGGCTCGATGGGCACCAGCTCGTACATCGTGAAGGGTCTCGGCAACGCGAAGGCGTTCAACTCGGCCTCGCACGGCGCCGGTCGCCGGATGAGCCGGAACGCGGCCAAGCGCCGCTTCACGGTGCGCGACCTGGAGGAGCAGACGCGGGGCGTGGAGTGCCGCAAGGACTCCGGCGTCCTGGACGAGATCCCGGCCGCGTACAAGCCGATCGACCAGGTCATGGAGCAGCAGCGGGACCTGGTCGAGGTCGTCGCCAAGCTCAAGCAGGTCGTCTGCGTCAAGGGCTGA
- a CDS encoding HAD family phosphatase — MPPLPRPAALLCDMDGTLVDTEHAWLDTVAGFLRTQGAPAGAGNLAPFAGAAVADAAERLVRDGLTTLSPARTAARLDREFTARVAAGVAVQPGALRLLDRARALGVPTALVTASERHVADLVLDTLGRHRFDTSVTSGETARGKPHPDPYLAAAAALGVPARDCLAVEDTPTGAAAALAAGCRLLAVPSVPGIEPGPRTVLVASLTEADLTDEG; from the coding sequence ATGCCTCCGCTCCCCCGCCCCGCCGCCCTGCTGTGCGACATGGACGGCACCCTCGTCGACACCGAGCACGCCTGGCTGGACACCGTGGCCGGCTTCCTGCGGACGCAGGGCGCCCCGGCCGGCGCGGGCAACCTCGCCCCGTTCGCCGGCGCCGCGGTGGCCGACGCGGCCGAGCGCCTCGTGCGCGACGGCCTCACCACGCTGTCCCCGGCCCGGACGGCCGCCCGGCTGGACCGGGAGTTCACGGCACGGGTGGCGGCGGGCGTCGCCGTCCAGCCGGGCGCCCTGAGGCTGCTGGACCGGGCGCGGGCCCTGGGTGTGCCGACGGCCCTGGTGACCGCGTCCGAGCGGCACGTGGCCGACCTGGTGCTGGACACCCTGGGCCGGCACCGCTTCGACACGTCGGTCACCTCGGGCGAGACGGCACGCGGGAAGCCGCACCCCGACCCGTACCTGGCCGCGGCGGCCGCGCTCGGGGTGCCCGCGCGCGACTGCCTGGCCGTCGAGGACACCCCCACCGGCGCGGCCGCCGCACTCGCCGCGGGATGCCGCCTGCTCGCCGTCCCCTCGGTGCCGGGCATCGAACCGGGCCCGCGCACGGTCCTGGTCGCCTCCCTGACGGAGGCGGATCTGACGGACGAGGGATGA
- a CDS encoding GntR family transcriptional regulator, whose amino-acid sequence MTRRHQQIAEELRRAISEGIHPVGSELPSESELALAHGVSRGTLRQAFGTLQSEGLIGSRQGARRTVLSTTPSQSFTELRSFAQWARAGGRTPGGLVLRSRRAKATEAQAAQLQLAPGDPVLHILRLRTLDGEPALLERTVYAGWTAAAVEALPDDCDSVTQSLYASAGVVMSHGEHHLDAVAAGTTDARELGVRRGSPLLRVRRTTTTSEGRPVETSDDRYRPGSVVFTVRNSAQANPLVRTAAD is encoded by the coding sequence GTGACCCGACGGCACCAGCAGATCGCCGAGGAGCTGCGCCGCGCCATCTCCGAAGGCATCCACCCCGTGGGCTCCGAGCTGCCGTCCGAGTCCGAACTCGCCCTGGCCCACGGGGTGTCCAGGGGCACCCTCCGCCAGGCCTTCGGCACCCTCCAGTCGGAGGGCCTGATCGGCTCCCGGCAGGGCGCCCGCCGTACCGTCCTGTCCACCACCCCCAGCCAGAGCTTCACCGAGCTGCGCAGCTTCGCCCAGTGGGCCAGGGCCGGCGGCCGCACCCCCGGCGGCCTGGTGCTCCGCTCCCGCCGCGCGAAGGCAACCGAGGCGCAGGCCGCCCAGCTCCAGCTCGCACCGGGTGACCCGGTGCTGCACATCCTGCGGCTGCGGACCCTGGACGGCGAGCCGGCGCTCCTGGAACGGACGGTGTACGCGGGGTGGACCGCGGCGGCCGTCGAAGCGCTCCCGGACGACTGCGACTCGGTCACCCAGAGCCTGTACGCGTCGGCCGGCGTGGTCATGAGCCACGGCGAACACCATCTGGACGCGGTCGCCGCCGGCACCACGGACGCCCGCGAGCTGGGCGTCCGGCGCGGCTCCCCGCTGCTGCGTGTCCGCCGCACGACGACGACGTCCGAGGGCCGCCCGGTCGAGACCTCGGACGACCGCTACCGCCCCGGCTCGGTCGTCTTCACCGTACGCAACTCGGCGCAGGCCAACCCGCTGGTGCGCACGGCGGCGGACTGA
- a CDS encoding extracellular solute-binding protein — MKAHHPRRVLTAAALAGLTALVATGCGSAPDNAGGQNSKAAKAESAADLGGMEELVAAAEKEGKLNVYALAPDWANYGEMIAAFEKKYAVEVNNEDPGGSSQGALNAAAKRKGQNRAVDALDLGTSYMQEAKKQGLLAPYRVEGWDGIPDAQKQPDASFMNNYGGYISIGCDAKAVKNCPETFKDLLKPEYRNKVALNGDPTESSSALAAVVAASLASGGSLDDAQPGLDFFEELKKKGNFVPAKSTLATIQQGETPISIDWDYLNLGYGKKLEPKGVDWQVAVPADGLYSRYYNQGVNKYAPHPAAARLWLEFIYSPEGQNIWLKGFSRPALLDAMKEDGTADKAAVAAIPEVDGVPEQPTAEQEAKAKETVVQGWGKAVS; from the coding sequence GTGAAGGCACACCATCCCCGCCGCGTCCTGACCGCCGCGGCCCTCGCCGGCCTCACCGCACTGGTGGCCACCGGCTGTGGTTCCGCACCTGACAACGCCGGCGGGCAGAACAGCAAGGCGGCGAAGGCGGAGTCGGCGGCGGACCTCGGCGGTATGGAGGAGCTCGTCGCGGCGGCGGAGAAGGAGGGCAAGCTCAACGTCTACGCCCTCGCGCCGGACTGGGCCAACTACGGCGAGATGATCGCGGCCTTCGAGAAGAAGTACGCCGTCGAGGTCAACAACGAGGACCCGGGCGGCAGCAGCCAGGGCGCGCTGAACGCGGCGGCCAAGCGCAAGGGCCAGAACCGGGCCGTGGACGCGCTGGACCTCGGGACCTCCTACATGCAGGAGGCCAAGAAGCAGGGGCTGCTCGCGCCGTACCGGGTCGAGGGCTGGGACGGCATTCCGGACGCGCAGAAGCAGCCGGACGCCTCCTTCATGAACAACTACGGCGGCTACATCTCCATCGGCTGCGACGCCAAGGCCGTGAAGAACTGCCCGGAGACCTTCAAGGACCTCCTCAAGCCCGAGTACCGGAACAAGGTCGCCCTCAACGGCGACCCGACCGAGTCCAGTTCGGCGCTGGCCGCGGTCGTCGCCGCCTCGCTGGCGAGCGGCGGCTCCCTCGACGACGCGCAGCCGGGGCTCGACTTCTTCGAGGAGCTGAAGAAGAAGGGCAACTTCGTGCCCGCGAAGTCCACCCTCGCCACCATCCAGCAGGGCGAGACGCCGATCTCGATCGACTGGGACTACCTGAACCTGGGCTACGGCAAGAAGCTGGAGCCCAAGGGCGTCGACTGGCAGGTCGCGGTGCCCGCCGACGGGCTGTACTCGCGCTACTACAACCAGGGCGTCAACAAGTACGCCCCGCACCCGGCCGCCGCCCGGCTGTGGCTGGAGTTCATCTACAGCCCCGAGGGCCAGAACATCTGGCTCAAGGGCTTCTCGCGCCCGGCCCTCCTCGACGCGATGAAGGAGGACGGCACCGCCGACAAGGCCGCCGTCGCCGCCATCCCCGAGGTCGACGGGGTGCCCGAGCAGCCGACCGCGGAGCAGGAGGCGAAGGCCAAGGAGACCGTCGTCCAGGGCTGGGGCAAGGCGGTCAGCTGA
- a CDS encoding ABC transporter permease subunit has protein sequence MPDQTALPAPAAGSVPVAGAAAPVPPAPDARRGGAPRRRGARRHRWPVVVPFFAFLAVCFGLPAGTMVYGAFTVLDPDSGASRFSTENVSGSLSGAYATGLTGSVELSLFTALSATVIGTLIAQAVVSSPRPALRGVVVSASGVLANFSGAPLAFAFIATLGTTGTVTQLFHLDRTGFSLYSFTGLVLAYLYFMVPLMVVTVLPALDGLRSQWQEAAASCGATRRQYWLHVGVPVLTPSLLGGAVLMFGTAFASHATAAVMVGSSQPLITIQIANALNGNVLVGQENLALAMSLNMVVIALLVMAVQIPLQRRSARWLG, from the coding sequence ATGCCCGACCAGACCGCACTTCCCGCCCCCGCCGCGGGCTCCGTGCCCGTGGCGGGCGCGGCCGCCCCCGTGCCGCCCGCCCCGGACGCCCGGCGCGGCGGCGCTCCCCGCCGCCGCGGCGCGCGGCGGCACCGGTGGCCCGTCGTCGTCCCGTTCTTCGCGTTCCTCGCGGTGTGCTTCGGGCTGCCGGCCGGGACCATGGTGTACGGGGCGTTCACCGTCCTGGACCCGGACAGCGGCGCGAGCCGCTTCTCCACGGAGAACGTCAGCGGGTCGCTGTCCGGGGCGTACGCCACCGGGCTGACCGGGAGCGTCGAACTCTCCCTGTTCACCGCCCTGTCGGCCACCGTGATCGGCACCCTCATCGCCCAGGCCGTCGTCTCCTCGCCGCGGCCGGCGCTGCGCGGTGTCGTCGTCTCCGCGAGCGGGGTCCTCGCCAACTTCTCCGGTGCGCCGCTGGCCTTCGCCTTCATCGCGACGCTCGGTACGACCGGCACGGTCACCCAGCTCTTCCATCTGGACCGGACGGGTTTCAGCCTCTACAGCTTCACCGGCCTGGTGCTGGCCTACCTCTACTTCATGGTGCCGCTGATGGTGGTGACCGTGCTGCCCGCGCTCGACGGGCTGCGCTCCCAGTGGCAGGAGGCCGCCGCGTCCTGCGGGGCGACCCGCCGGCAGTACTGGCTCCACGTCGGCGTCCCGGTGCTGACGCCGTCGCTGCTCGGCGGGGCGGTGCTGATGTTCGGTACGGCCTTCGCCTCGCACGCCACCGCCGCCGTGATGGTCGGCTCGTCGCAGCCGCTGATCACCATCCAGATCGCCAACGCCCTCAACGGCAACGTCCTGGTGGGCCAGGAGAACCTCGCCCTCGCCATGAGCCTCAACATGGTCGTGATCGCGCTGCTCGTGATGGCCGTACAGATACCGCTGCAGCGCAGGAGTGCCCGATGGCTCGGATGA
- a CDS encoding ABC transporter permease encodes MARMKFTSRAVVLPLAALYFLVPIGASVWFSVNEVEGISFDAYTQGLGTEGLTTSLMLSVRLGLATIVCGLLLMVPTLVAVALYLPGLRRTVEILCMMPLVVPPIALVAGVTTVLSWEQDLADTPLYMTFQLLRDESFPLVLVLVYTVMSLPFLYRSLDAGLRAVDLRTLVEAARSLGASRLQTLWQVVVPNLRAAVVGGAVLSLAMVLGEYTVASVLSYRPFSVWMVEVKDSEAQLSVAAAMLSLLITWGLLLLLTTLAGGRGRRRRTPVESGPEDREDHEGRDNRKKTVS; translated from the coding sequence ATGGCTCGGATGAAGTTCACCTCGCGGGCCGTCGTCCTGCCGCTCGCCGCGCTGTACTTCCTGGTCCCGATCGGCGCGTCGGTCTGGTTCAGTGTCAACGAGGTCGAGGGCATCAGCTTCGACGCGTACACCCAGGGGCTCGGCACCGAGGGGCTGACCACCAGCCTGATGCTCTCGGTGCGACTGGGCCTGGCCACCATCGTCTGCGGGCTGCTGCTGATGGTGCCGACCCTGGTCGCGGTCGCGCTCTATCTGCCCGGGCTGCGCCGGACCGTCGAGATCCTGTGCATGATGCCGCTGGTCGTCCCGCCGATCGCGCTGGTCGCGGGCGTCACGACGGTGCTGTCCTGGGAACAGGACCTGGCCGACACGCCCCTCTACATGACCTTCCAGCTGCTGCGGGACGAGAGCTTCCCGCTGGTCCTGGTCCTCGTGTACACGGTCATGTCGCTGCCGTTCCTGTACCGCTCGCTGGACGCCGGACTGCGCGCCGTCGACCTGCGCACCCTCGTCGAGGCCGCCCGCTCGCTCGGCGCGTCCCGGCTCCAGACCCTGTGGCAGGTCGTCGTCCCGAACCTGCGGGCCGCCGTGGTCGGCGGCGCCGTCCTCAGCCTGGCCATGGTGCTCGGCGAGTACACCGTCGCCTCCGTGCTCTCCTACCGGCCGTTCTCCGTCTGGATGGTGGAGGTCAAGGACTCCGAGGCGCAGCTCTCGGTGGCGGCCGCGATGCTGAGCCTGCTGATCACCTGGGGGCTGCTGCTCCTGCTCACCACCCTGGCGGGCGGCCGCGGCCGCCGTCGCCGTACACCCGTGGAATCCGGCCCCGAGGACCGTGAGGACCACGAGGGCCGCGACAACCGAAAGAAGACCGTGTCATGA